The proteins below come from a single Eubacterium limosum genomic window:
- a CDS encoding sensor histidine kinase, with the protein MDFQDERPNPERLLEEINEEERRSREDEEGIGHLKIFFGYCAGVGKTYAMLEEAQQLYKKGVDVLVGYVEPHTRPETMAMLEGLPAIPPQVVDYKGITLRDFDLDKALEQKPKVIIVDEFAHTNPEGFRNKKRYQDIEELLNAGIDVYTTVNVQHIESLNDVVGSITGIIVHERVPDYVFDKADKIKLVDIDPEELLKRFEEGKVYAPEKADLAKRRFFTVENLNALREIAMRKAADRIVSGAGTKKKKVPFSKMLVCVGPSPSSAHCIRTTARIADAFHIPWVALYVKTSDRTYADISERKNLQDNMNLAEQLGAEIVTMQGDDMAMVISEYIKQSGITNVVIGKGRNKPNPFKEDLEDQLLSMNPGIEIHIVPDSQAEKTGGGIPKKRLSWLSKRILSLHFSLKDFGKTVLMLVLATAISFGLRDLNLGDQNIIMVYILSILVISRLTVGYLYGVCASVFGVLLFNFFFTEPYFTFNATNPTYPVTFIVMLLVALMTSALTNGIKVQAKMAVMNERRTEILYELSKKLLITRGLENIVTLTNESLTSIFERSVIFYTQNPDEKNRGTFMQGPEETSGAFMQSKEEEAVAHWVFQNKKAAGNGTDTLVGAKGFYMPVVSQGRVLGVIGVSCVEEMLPPKRRAFLKMIVSQVAMALERQRLSDEQGKARLETEKEKMRSNFLRAISHDLRTPLTGILGSSSALLENIGELDVSTQKKLLRDIKDDSEWIIRMVENLLSVTRIGEGKVDLKKHPEAVEEIVGEAVAIIRKRFDHTDIKVEVPDTLLMVSMDGTLIEQVMINLMENAIKYAGSHPVLDVKVQNLGTKARFIVGDNGEGISETMLPHIFEGYMGDEEKSSDSRRGMGIGLTICKSIVDAHGGTLKARNKQEGGAEFSFELPIEEDDNNES; encoded by the coding sequence ATGGATTTTCAGGATGAACGTCCAAATCCGGAACGTTTACTAGAAGAAATAAACGAGGAAGAACGGCGCAGCCGGGAAGATGAAGAGGGTATCGGACATCTGAAAATCTTTTTTGGCTATTGCGCGGGTGTGGGTAAGACCTATGCCATGCTGGAGGAGGCGCAGCAGCTTTATAAGAAGGGTGTGGATGTACTGGTAGGCTATGTGGAGCCCCATACCCGGCCCGAAACCATGGCAATGCTTGAGGGCCTGCCAGCAATCCCGCCTCAGGTGGTAGATTACAAGGGTATCACCCTCAGAGATTTCGATCTGGATAAGGCGCTGGAGCAAAAACCAAAGGTCATTATCGTCGATGAGTTTGCCCATACCAACCCCGAGGGCTTCCGTAATAAAAAGCGCTATCAGGATATTGAGGAGCTGCTGAATGCGGGAATTGACGTATACACCACAGTCAATGTCCAGCATATTGAAAGCCTGAACGATGTGGTCGGAAGTATTACCGGGATCATCGTACATGAACGCGTGCCGGATTATGTTTTTGACAAAGCAGATAAAATCAAGCTGGTGGACATTGATCCCGAGGAGCTTCTGAAACGTTTTGAGGAGGGCAAGGTTTACGCGCCGGAAAAGGCCGATCTGGCGAAAAGGCGGTTTTTTACCGTTGAGAACCTGAACGCTCTGCGTGAAATCGCCATGCGTAAGGCGGCAGACCGCATTGTCAGCGGAGCAGGTACTAAAAAAAAGAAGGTGCCCTTTTCTAAGATGCTGGTATGTGTGGGGCCGTCGCCGTCCTCGGCGCATTGTATACGGACCACGGCCAGAATAGCCGATGCTTTCCATATTCCGTGGGTCGCACTATATGTCAAAACCTCAGACCGGACCTATGCGGATATCAGCGAGCGAAAAAATCTGCAGGATAACATGAACCTGGCCGAGCAGCTGGGGGCAGAGATTGTCACCATGCAGGGTGATGATATGGCCATGGTTATATCGGAGTATATCAAGCAGTCCGGAATCACCAATGTTGTGATCGGCAAGGGAAGAAACAAGCCAAATCCCTTTAAAGAGGATCTGGAAGATCAGCTTTTAAGCATGAATCCTGGCATCGAGATACACATTGTGCCGGACAGCCAGGCCGAGAAAACTGGTGGCGGTATCCCCAAAAAGCGGCTTAGCTGGCTGAGTAAACGAATTTTGAGCCTGCACTTTTCATTGAAGGATTTTGGAAAAACGGTCTTGATGCTGGTGCTGGCAACCGCGATCTCATTTGGACTCAGGGATCTTAATCTGGGTGATCAGAATATTATTATGGTTTATATTCTCTCGATTTTGGTGATTTCCAGATTAACTGTTGGATATTTATATGGTGTGTGTGCCTCTGTTTTTGGCGTGCTGCTTTTTAATTTTTTCTTTACAGAGCCTTACTTTACCTTTAATGCCACTAATCCGACCTACCCGGTGACTTTTATTGTCATGCTTCTGGTAGCGTTGATGACCAGTGCGCTGACCAATGGGATTAAGGTTCAGGCCAAAATGGCAGTGATGAATGAAAGACGCACTGAGATTCTCTATGAGTTGAGTAAAAAGCTGCTGATTACCCGCGGCCTTGAGAATATAGTGACGCTCACCAACGAATCCCTGACTTCAATTTTTGAGCGTTCTGTTATTTTTTATACGCAGAATCCAGATGAAAAGAACCGCGGAACTTTTATGCAGGGACCAGAGGAGACAAGCGGTGCCTTCATGCAGTCCAAGGAGGAAGAGGCAGTGGCGCACTGGGTTTTCCAGAATAAAAAGGCGGCCGGAAATGGTACAGATACGCTGGTAGGCGCAAAGGGCTTTTATATGCCGGTTGTTTCGCAGGGCAGGGTTTTAGGCGTCATTGGCGTTTCCTGTGTCGAGGAAATGCTTCCGCCAAAACGGCGGGCGTTTTTAAAAATGATCGTATCACAGGTTGCCATGGCTCTTGAGCGGCAGCGGCTTTCTGATGAACAGGGAAAGGCCCGGCTGGAAACAGAAAAGGAAAAAATGCGGAGCAATTTTCTCAGAGCCATCTCCCATGATCTTCGGACACCGCTGACCGGCATTTTAGGCTCCAGCTCAGCGTTGCTTGAAAATATCGGAGAATTGGATGTCTCAACACAGAAAAAGCTTTTGCGGGATATCAAGGACGATTCTGAGTGGATTATCCGCATGGTTGAGAACCTGCTTTCAGTGACGCGGATCGGCGAGGGAAAGGTCGATTTGAAGAAGCATCCTGAGGCGGTGGAAGAGATTGTCGGCGAGGCCGTTGCCATTATCCGCAAGCGGTTTGACCATACCGATATTAAAGTTGAGGTGCCGGATACCCTTCTGATGGTGTCGATGGACGGCACATTGATTGAACAGGTCATGATCAATCTGATGGAAAACGCTATAAAATACGCAGGCTCTCATCCTGTTTTAGATGTAAAGGTGCAGAATTTAGGAACAAAAGCCCGTTTTATCGTGGGTGATAATGGAGAGGGAATCTCCGAAACCATGCTGCCGCATATTTTTGAAGGCTACATGGGTGATGAAGAAAAAAGCAGCGATTCACGCCGCGGCATGGGCATTGGACTGACCATATGCAAATCCATTGTCGATGCCCACGGCGGCACATTGAAAGCTAGAAATAAACAGGAAGGCGGGGCAGAATTCAGTTTTGAACTGCCCATAGAGGAGGATGACAATAATGAGTCATAA
- a CDS encoding response regulator: MSHKALVLLVEDEKGIRNFISTVLDVNNYRVVEARDGKEALELFTSRCPDLILLDLGLPDMDGIEVLKTIRGWSGIPIIVVSARGHEREKVEALDLGADDYITKPFGTSELLARIRTAMRHQQVTVEVPERTNFTVGDLTIDFDKRLVTLNKNPVHFTPIEYKILEILTQYPGKVVTYDQIIKDIWGPYTNENQTLRVNMANIRRKIEENPAEPKYILTEVGVGYRFVDEI; the protein is encoded by the coding sequence ATGAGTCATAAAGCATTAGTACTCTTGGTTGAAGATGAAAAGGGAATTCGGAATTTTATATCTACGGTTCTCGATGTTAATAATTACCGTGTAGTGGAGGCAAGAGACGGCAAAGAAGCCCTTGAGCTTTTCACCTCTCGGTGTCCGGATTTAATCCTGCTGGATCTGGGGCTTCCAGATATGGACGGCATAGAGGTTTTAAAAACGATCCGGGGCTGGTCGGGCATACCGATTATTGTCGTTTCGGCAAGGGGCCATGAGCGTGAAAAGGTTGAGGCGCTTGACCTGGGGGCAGATGACTACATCACCAAACCCTTTGGGACTTCGGAGCTGCTGGCCCGTATTCGTACAGCCATGCGCCATCAGCAGGTAACAGTGGAGGTGCCGGAGCGGACAAATTTTACAGTGGGTGACCTGACCATTGATTTCGATAAAAGGCTGGTAACCCTGAATAAAAACCCAGTCCATTTTACCCCCATTGAGTATAAAATATTAGAGATTTTGACCCAGTATCCCGGAAAGGTGGTCACCTATGATCAGATTATTAAGGATATATGGGGGCCTTATACCAATGAGAACCAGACGCTTCGGGTGAATATGGCGAACATCCGCCGGAAAATTGAAGAAAACCCAGCAGAGCCAAAGTATATTTTGACAGAGGTGGGTGTGGGATACCGGTTTGTAGATGAAATTTGA
- a CDS encoding NAD(P)/FAD-dependent oxidoreductase: MEKYMNDLIIIGGGAAGLAAAVAAKRSAPSMQVTVLEKKDKPGKKLRATGNGRCNITNTALETAPSTIAFFESLGIPAREDSEGRVYPFSESAPGVAEIFTDQLKALGVKLQTNTPVKAISIEKGCFAVGAEKKQLLGKTVILATGGKAGPAYGCSGDGYTLAKALGHNVTKTLPVLTGICCADMPEALKGIRVKGKLSLICRDRVVFSEQGEVQFTDYGISGICVFNLSRYLKYLGEEKLTPYTIVLDLAPERSFAAVLSSWRQDTVLGEKACIDAVSGIIKPPLAALLLKQAGIKEKRKLSELSASEISTMDGHLHHLSFKPVSTMGFKMAQCTAGGIADTEVDGKTLASKIVPGLYFAGEILDYDGPCGGYNLDHAFNTGRRAAEAAVVAILQGDYHV, translated from the coding sequence ATGGAAAAATATATGAATGACCTTATTATTATCGGCGGCGGGGCCGCCGGTCTGGCGGCAGCTGTTGCAGCCAAACGCTCAGCCCCGTCTATGCAGGTCACAGTGCTCGAAAAAAAAGATAAACCAGGCAAAAAGCTCAGGGCCACAGGAAATGGCCGGTGTAATATCACCAATACTGCGCTTGAGACAGCGCCGTCCACCATTGCTTTTTTTGAGTCGCTGGGAATCCCTGCGCGGGAGGACAGCGAAGGAAGAGTCTATCCCTTTTCAGAAAGCGCGCCGGGTGTGGCGGAGATTTTCACAGATCAGCTGAAGGCACTCGGCGTGAAGCTCCAGACCAACACGCCAGTTAAAGCGATTTCGATTGAGAAGGGCTGTTTTGCCGTAGGGGCGGAGAAGAAACAGCTTTTGGGGAAAACGGTGATTTTGGCGACTGGGGGAAAGGCGGGGCCTGCCTATGGCTGTAGTGGCGACGGGTATACGCTGGCAAAGGCTTTGGGCCATAATGTGACAAAAACACTGCCGGTTTTGACAGGAATTTGCTGTGCGGATATGCCGGAAGCCTTAAAAGGCATCCGGGTAAAAGGAAAACTGAGCCTGATCTGCCGTGACAGGGTAGTATTCTCGGAGCAAGGAGAGGTACAGTTTACGGATTACGGCATTTCGGGAATCTGCGTTTTTAATCTGAGCCGCTATTTAAAATATCTGGGTGAAGAAAAACTTACACCCTATACAATCGTTCTTGACCTTGCACCGGAGAGAAGCTTTGCCGCAGTGCTTTCTTCATGGCGTCAGGACACAGTGCTTGGGGAGAAAGCCTGCATAGATGCTGTATCTGGGATCATCAAGCCGCCGTTGGCAGCTTTGCTGCTCAAGCAGGCGGGCATCAAGGAAAAAAGAAAGCTGTCAGAGCTTTCAGCGTCTGAAATATCCACCATGGATGGGCACTTGCATCATCTGAGCTTTAAGCCGGTTTCCACAATGGGCTTTAAGATGGCCCAGTGCACAGCAGGCGGTATCGCAGATACGGAGGTGGATGGAAAAACACTGGCCTCCAAAATAGTGCCGGGTCTTTATTTTGCCGGAGAAATTTTGGATTACGACGGTCCTTGCGGCGGTTATAATCTGGATCATGCTTTTAATACAGGCCGCCGTGCCGCTGAGGCCGCAGTGGTTGCCATCCTACAAGGAGATTATCATGTATAA